The Synechococcus sp. WH 8101 sequence AAGGCTGATCAGCAGCGCCAGCAGCCACACGGCGCCGAGACGCATCCATTCATCGATCACGGGAGGCTGGGAAGCGGTCTTCTATGATGGTGGATTGGACTGATTGGACTTGTCCTCCGCGATGAGCAGTGCCCTCGACAGCATCAACCCGGCCCTCACCCGTTACGGGCGCCGGGAGCCGGCGCCGGTGCTGCCGCTGCGGGAAGAGCCCGATCTGCTGAGCTGGCTGGAGACCAGTGGCCGTCTTGTGGAAGATGAGGAATCAACCTCACCGGAAGTGAGCACGGTGGAAGAGGAAGAGCTCTCGGCACTGATGGGCGAAAAGGAGGACTACAACGCCGCCGACGAGCAGAACGAAGAGAACTGGGAAGACTGAATCCCGGACGTCTGGGTCGCCCTATCCTCGGCCCGTCTCTGCGCCCTGCCTGCCGTGAGCGACCTTTCGGCGCCATCGCCATCGGCGAATCGCTCCAACCAGGTGGTGGGCCGCATCAGTGCCTTGGTGCTGGCGGTTGTGATCGTTGTTGCAGCCTTCGCCGCGGATCGCTGGATCCCCAACAGCCTGTTGAGTGTGCCCTTGGTGGTGGCGACCCTGATCGCCACCGTCACCACCGCCTGGGGTGTACCCAGGTTGCGTGCTTTGAAAATGGGCCAGGTGATCCGGGAGGACGGGCCCCAGGCCCACCTGCGCAAGGGGGGCACGCCCACGATGGGTGGCCTGCTCGTGGTGCCGGTGGGCGTGATCATCGGCTCCCTCAGCGCCGTGGGGCAAGACAATGCCAACCGCCTGCTCGCTGTTGCGGCCGTGACCCTGGCTTACATGGTGATTGGCGGCATCGATGACTGGCGCAGCCTCACCCGAAAGACCAACAAGGGGCTGACGGCACGGGGAAAACTGCTCCTCCAAGCTCTCATCGCGGCACTGTTCCTGGCGGTCGCCGCCTGGCAGGGCTGGATCAGCAGCAGCATCGCCCTGCCTTGGAACCTCGCCCTGCCCCTGGCCTGGCTGATCTGGCCCCTGGCCCTGTTTGTGTTCCTGGCGGAGAGCAATGCCACGAACCTCACCGATGGTCTCGATGGTCTGGCCTCCGGCTGCGGTGCTCTTGTGTTCACAGGCCTGGCCCTGCAGCTGATGCTGCGAGGCAACAGCGGTGATCCGGCCCTGGCTGGCTTCTGCATGGCGATGGCAGGAGCCTGGCTCGGCTTTCTGGCCCACAACCGCAATCCAGCCCGCCTGTTCATGGGTGACACCGGATCGCTGGCGATGGGAGCCTGTCTCAGCGCCGTGGCACTCCTCAGCAACAGCCTCTGGCCTCTGCTGCTGATGGGGGGCGTGTTCCTGGCGGAATCGCTGTCGGTGATTCTCCAGGTGTGGGTGTTCAAAGCCACCAAAGGAGCCGATGGGGTAGGCAGACGCCTGTTCCGGATGGCCCCCCTGCACCATCACTTTGAGCTCAGCGGTTGGAGCGAACAAACTGTGGTGCGCCGCTTCTGGCTGATCACTGCCGCTCTGGTGCTGATCGGTCTGGCTCTTCGCCCCACCTGACTGCACCACCATGCACTACTTCACCTGGAAGGAAGCCGGTCTGACCAGTGACTGCGCCAGTCTGGAAGCGATGGCGGCACGGTTTGAAGAGGCGGCCAGCCTGATGCGACGGATGGCTGCCGAGGGCTTCAGCCTCGAGCATCAACACGGTCAACCGCGCATCACCCATGGCGATCCGGAGGTTTTCGCCGCTTGGGGTTTCATCAACGAAGCCTCGCCTGAA is a genomic window containing:
- a CDS encoding DUF3134 domain-containing protein; the encoded protein is MSSALDSINPALTRYGRREPAPVLPLREEPDLLSWLETSGRLVEDEESTSPEVSTVEEEELSALMGEKEDYNAADEQNEENWED
- the mraY gene encoding phospho-N-acetylmuramoyl-pentapeptide-transferase — encoded protein: MSDLSAPSPSANRSNQVVGRISALVLAVVIVVAAFAADRWIPNSLLSVPLVVATLIATVTTAWGVPRLRALKMGQVIREDGPQAHLRKGGTPTMGGLLVVPVGVIIGSLSAVGQDNANRLLAVAAVTLAYMVIGGIDDWRSLTRKTNKGLTARGKLLLQALIAALFLAVAAWQGWISSSIALPWNLALPLAWLIWPLALFVFLAESNATNLTDGLDGLASGCGALVFTGLALQLMLRGNSGDPALAGFCMAMAGAWLGFLAHNRNPARLFMGDTGSLAMGACLSAVALLSNSLWPLLLMGGVFLAESLSVILQVWVFKATKGADGVGRRLFRMAPLHHHFELSGWSEQTVVRRFWLITAALVLIGLALRPT